One stretch of Paenibacillus sp. DNA includes these proteins:
- the ybeY gene encoding rRNA maturation RNase YbeY: MTLRLDFANEQDEVELPQGLENKLEELLAIAGELEGVETGDVSVTIVDDESIRELNAQYRGLDKSTDVLSFSMLETAGDEAPIHYGDEADETDADEGEEGELVELPDEPIGDIVISAATAKRQAEEYGHSLERELGFLFVHGFLHLIGYDHQDEAAEAVMTEKQERVLGKAGLSR; encoded by the coding sequence ATGACGCTGCGATTGGATTTCGCGAACGAGCAGGACGAGGTGGAGCTGCCTCAAGGGCTCGAAAACAAGCTGGAGGAGCTGCTCGCGATCGCGGGCGAGCTCGAAGGCGTCGAGACGGGCGACGTGTCGGTCACGATCGTGGACGACGAATCGATCCGCGAGCTGAACGCGCAGTACCGCGGCTTAGATAAGTCGACGGACGTCTTGTCGTTCTCGATGCTGGAGACGGCCGGAGACGAAGCGCCGATCCATTACGGCGACGAAGCGGACGAGACGGACGCGGACGAAGGCGAGGAAGGCGAGCTCGTGGAGCTGCCGGACGAACCGATCGGCGACATCGTCATTTCGGCGGCGACGGCGAAGCGCCAGGCGGAGGAGTACGGGCATTCGCTCGAGCGCGAGCTCGGCTTCTTGTTCGTGCACGGCTTCCTCCATTTGATCGGTTATGATCATCAGGACGAGGCGGCGGAAGCCGTCATGACGGAGAAGCAGGAGCGCGTGCTCGGCAAGGCGGGGCTGTCCCGGTGA
- a CDS encoding diacylglycerol kinase family protein: MKRGIGLKYALQGLVHAARAERNMRIHLAAAAGAVALGVYGRITAAEWLWVALAIALVISAEAVNTAIERVVDLTVGTAREPLAGQAKDAAAGAVLVLAAFSLVVLAVVLVPAVLTRWNGA; this comes from the coding sequence GTGAAACGGGGAATCGGCCTGAAATACGCCCTGCAAGGGCTTGTGCACGCGGCGCGCGCCGAGCGCAATATGCGTATTCATTTGGCGGCGGCGGCCGGCGCGGTCGCGCTAGGCGTATACGGCCGCATCACGGCCGCGGAATGGCTGTGGGTCGCGCTCGCCATCGCGCTCGTGATCAGCGCCGAGGCGGTCAATACGGCGATCGAGCGGGTCGTCGATTTGACGGTGGGCACCGCGCGCGAGCCGCTCGCGGGACAGGCGAAGGACGCCGCGGCGGGGGCGGTGCTCGTGCTGGCGGCCTTTTCGCTCGTCGTCTTGGCCGTCGTTCTCGTGCCCGCGGTGCTGACGCGATGGAACGGAGCGTAA
- the era gene encoding GTPase Era, translated as MNQNQHGKKAFRSGFVTIIGRPNVGKSTLMNQIIGQKIAIMSDKPQTTRNKIHGVYTTDTSQMVFLDTPGIHKPESKLGNYMVKAATDTLKEVDVVLFLVDVEAGLGGGDRYIVEQLKNVRTPVVLGLNKIDKVHPEALLPVIAQYKDLYEFAEIVPVSALQGNNVSTLLEQLTKYLPEGPQYYPADQVTDHPEQFVCAEMIREKILHLTREEIPHSVAVAIEAMSVRDNGVVDISAVIYVERDSQKPIIIGKKGALLKQIGEAARKDIEALLGSRIFLELWVKVKKDWRNTEHVLKDLGFRND; from the coding sequence ATGAATCAGAATCAACACGGTAAAAAAGCGTTCCGCTCCGGCTTCGTCACGATCATCGGGCGGCCGAACGTGGGCAAATCGACGTTGATGAACCAAATCATCGGCCAAAAGATCGCCATCATGTCGGACAAGCCCCAGACGACGCGGAACAAAATTCACGGCGTGTACACGACCGATACGTCGCAAATGGTGTTTCTCGATACGCCCGGCATCCATAAGCCGGAGTCGAAGCTCGGCAATTACATGGTGAAGGCGGCGACCGACACGTTGAAGGAGGTCGACGTCGTTCTGTTTCTCGTGGACGTCGAGGCCGGCCTCGGCGGCGGCGACCGGTACATCGTCGAACAGCTGAAAAACGTGCGCACCCCGGTCGTGCTCGGTCTGAACAAAATCGACAAGGTGCATCCGGAAGCGCTGCTGCCGGTCATCGCGCAGTACAAAGATTTGTACGAGTTCGCCGAAATCGTGCCGGTGTCCGCGCTCCAGGGCAACAACGTCTCGACGCTGCTCGAGCAGCTGACCAAGTATTTGCCGGAAGGCCCGCAATATTATCCGGCCGATCAGGTGACGGATCACCCGGAGCAGTTCGTATGCGCGGAAATGATCCGCGAGAAAATTTTGCACCTGACGCGGGAAGAAATACCGCACTCGGTCGCGGTCGCGATCGAAGCGATGAGCGTGCGGGACAACGGCGTCGTCGACATTTCCGCAGTCATCTACGTCGAGCGCGATTCCCAAAAGCCGATCATCATCGGCAAGAAGGGCGCTCTGCTGAAGCAAATCGGCGAAGCGGCGCGCAAAGATATCGAAGCGCTGCTCGGCTCGCGCATTTTCCTGGAGCTGTGGGTCAAGGTGAAAAAAGATTGGCGGAACACCGAGCACGTGCTTAAGGATCTCGGCTTCCGCAACGATTGA
- the cdd gene encoding cytidine deaminase: MSYEELLHHALEARKRAYVPYSKFAVGSALLDAQGHIHYGCNVENGALGPTNCAERTAAFRAIADGVPPRAFQAIAVVADTAGPCTPCGVCRQVLSELCPPDMPVIMSNLRGDVMVMTVAELLPGAFVLEGNGPA; this comes from the coding sequence ATGAGTTACGAAGAACTGCTGCACCACGCGCTGGAAGCCCGCAAGCGGGCATACGTTCCTTATTCGAAATTCGCGGTCGGCAGCGCCCTGCTCGACGCGCAAGGGCATATCCATTACGGCTGCAACGTCGAAAACGGCGCGCTCGGCCCGACGAACTGCGCCGAGCGGACGGCGGCGTTCCGCGCGATCGCGGACGGCGTGCCGCCGCGGGCGTTCCAAGCGATCGCGGTCGTCGCCGACACGGCCGGCCCGTGCACGCCGTGCGGCGTATGCCGGCAGGTGCTGTCCGAGCTGTGCCCGCCGGATATGCCGGTCATCATGAGCAATTTGCGCGGAGACGTCATGGTGATGACGGTGGCGGAGCTGCTGCCTGGCGCCTTCGTCCTGGAAGGGAACGGTCCTGCATGA